The genomic DNA ATGAGTTACTACCCCTTGATCACTTATAGTACCCCAAACATCCGACTGCATTTTCCAACTGAAATGGAAAATAACTACGGAAATCGCATTGTACATCCAGAATAGACCTAAGAAGACATGATCCCAGGCAGATACTTGACATGTCCCCCCTCTTCCAGGTCCATCACAAGGAAAACGAAAACCAAGATTTGCTTTATCAGGTATCAAACGGGAACTGCGAGCAAATAGAACACCTTTCAGTAGTATCAATACAGTCACGTGGATCGTAAATGCATGAATATGATGGACTAAGAAGTCTGCGGTTCCTAATGGAATAGGTAACAAAGCTACTTTGCCGCCTACTGCTACCAACTCACCACCTCCCCAAGTTAAGCTGGTACTTGCTGTTGCACCAGGAGCTGTTATGCCGGGTGCTAAAGCATGGGTGTTTTGTACCCATTGAGCAAAGATGGGTTGTAATTGTATAGCGGTATCTGAAAACATATCTTGTGGACGCCCTAAAGCGCTCATGGTATCATTATGAATATACAAGCCAAAACTGTGAAAACCCAGAAATATACATGCCCAGTTAAGATGTGATATGATTGCATCGCGGTGTCTAAGGACACGATCTAATAGATCGTTGTATCGAGTAGTTGGATCGTAATCTCTTACCATAAAAATTGCTGCATGTGCAGCAGCACCAACTATGAGAAACCCACCGATCCACATGTGATGTGTGAACAACGAAAGTTGTGTACCATAGTCAATAGCTAGGTATGGATAGGGAGGCATGGAATACATATGGTGAGCTACAATAATGGTTAAAGAGCCTAACATAGCCAGGTTAAGAGATAATTGAGCATGCCACGACGTTGTTAGGATTTCATAGAGTCCTTTATGGCCCTGGCCTGTAAATGGACCTTTATGAGCCTCTAAAATGTCTTTAATGCTATGACCAATGCCCCAGTTGgttctatacatatgaccagcgatcaggaaaagaattgcaatagctaaatgatggtgtgcaatatcggtcagccatagaccacctgttattgggtccaatcctccgcgaaaagtaagaaattccgcgtattttgaccaattcaaggtgaaaaagggggttgctccctcggcaaaactgggataaagttgagccaaaaggtcccgattcaagataaattcatgaggaagcggtatctctttaggatcaactccagcgtcgagaaattggttaatcggtaaagatacatggatttggtgtcccgcccaagaaagagacccaagtcctagtaaccccgctaagtggtgatttaacatagattctacatcttggaaccaagccaatttgggggcggctttgtgataatggaaccaaccagcaaaaagcattaacgatgcaaagaccaatgcgccaatggcggtacaatagagttgtaattcactagttattccagatgctcgccaaatctgaaaaaacccggaggttatttgtattcctcggaaacctccacccacatcaccattcaatatttc from Musa acuminata AAA Group cultivar baxijiao unplaced genomic scaffold, Cavendish_Baxijiao_AAA HiC_scaffold_829, whole genome shotgun sequence includes the following:
- the LOC135664340 gene encoding photosystem I P700 chlorophyll a apoprotein A1 is translated as MIIRSPEPEVKIVVDRDPIKTSFEEWARPGHFSRTIAKGPDTTTWIWNLHADAHDFDSHTSDLEEISRKVFSAHFGQLSIIFLWLSGMYFHGARFSNYEAWLSDPTHIAPSAQVVWPIVGQEILNGDVGGGFRGIQITSGFFQIWRASGITSELQLYCTAIGALVFASLMLFAGWFHYHKAAPKLAWFQDVESMLNHHLAGLLGLGSLSWAGHQIHVSLPINQFLDAGVDPKEIPLPHEFILNRDLLAQLYPSFAEGATPFFTLNWSKYAEFLTFRGGLDPITGGLWLTDIAHHHLAIAILFLIAGHMYRTNWGIGHSIKDILEAHKGPFTGQGHKGLYEILTTSWHAQLSLNLAMLGSLTIIVAHHMYSMPPYPYLAIDYGTQLSLFTHHMWIGGFLIVGAAAHAAIFMVRDYDPTTRYNDLLDRVLRHRDAIISHLNWACIFLGFHSFGLYIHNDTMSALGRPQDMFSDTAIQLQPIFAQWVQNTHALAPGITAPGATASTSLTWGGGELVAVGGKVALLPIPLGTADFLVHHIHAFTIHVTVLILLKGVLFARSSRLIPDKANLGFRFPCDGPGRGGTCQVSAWDHVFLGLFWMYNAISVVIFHFSWKMQSDVWGTISDQGVVTHITGGNFAQSSITINGWLRDFLWAQASQVIQSYGSSLSAYGLFFLGAHFVWAFSLMFLFSGRGYWQELIESIVWAHNKLKVAPATQPRALSIVQGRAVGVTHYLLGGIATTWAFFLARIIAVG